The genomic region TGAGCCTGGGCCACGTGGCCTACTTCGGCGTGGGCGCCTACGCCTTCACCCTCCTGGCCCTGGACCTGGGCTGGAACCCGTGGCTGGGGGTGGCCGGCGGCGTCGCCTTCTCGCTCCTGGCGGCGCTGGTCATCGGCTCCATCACCTTCCGCCTGCGCGGTCCCTACTTCACGCTGGCCACCATCGCCACCGCGGAGATCCTCCGCCTGCTGGTCCTCAACCTGCAGGACTTCACGCGCGGCGCCATCGGCATCTCCACGCCGCAGCTCTTCCCGGCGGCGGCGGGCGACCGCGACTTCTACCTGGCGGCGGTGCTGCTGGCCGCGGTCGCCTACGCCTTCAACCTGTGGGCGGACCGCTCGCGCTTCGGCTACTACCTGATGGCCATCCGCGAGGACGAGGAGACGGCCATGGCGGTGGGCGTCAACCCGGCGCGCACCAAGCTCCTGGCGCTCCTGCCCAGCGCGGTCCTCACCTCGCTGGGCGGCTCGCTCTACGCCAGCTCCTTCCACTTCGTCCAGCCCGACTACGTCTTCTCCATCGACATCTCCAACCAGGCGGCCATCGTGGCCATGCTGGGCGGGGCGGGCACGGCGCTGGGGCCGGTGCTGGGCTCGGTCATCCTCATCATCGCCTCGGAGCTGTTCAAGGAAGTCTTCCAGACGGCGCACCTGCTGATCTACGGCATCCTCATCGTGGTCGTCGTCCTCTTCCTGCCCGGCGGCCTGATCGGCCTCTTCGGGCGCCGGGGACGGCGCCCCCGCGCCGCCGCCCTGCCGGCGGCGGCCCGAGGAGAGGAGGGATCGCCACGCCACTCCTCGAGCTCGAGCATGTGACGAAGCGCTTCGGCGGGCTCCTGGCCACCCACGACGTCAGCTTCGCCGTGGAGCCGGGTGAGGTCGTCTTCATCATCGGCCCGAACGGGGCGGGAAAGACGACGCTCTTCAACCTGATCACCGGCTACCTCCACCCCGACGCGGGCGCCATCCGCTTCCGCGGCCAGCCCATCCACGGCCTGCCGCCCTACCGGATCACGGCGCTGGGCGTGGGGCGTACCTTCCAGATCCCCAAGCCGCTGACCCACCTGAGCGTGCTGGAGAACGTCATGCTGGGCGCCTTCCTGCACGCCGGCTCCCACGCCGAGGCCGAGCGGCGCGCGCTCCAGGTGCTCCAGTGGCTGGAAATGGGCGACCTGGCCCGGATGGAGGCGGGCGGGCTGCCGGTGGCCTCGCTCAAGCGGCTGGAGGTGGCGCGCGCCCTGGCGACGGGCGCCCAGCTCCTCCTCCTGGACGAGGTGGTGGCGGGGCTCAGCCCCGCCGAGGCCGACGCCTTCGTCGGCATCCTCCGCCGCCTGCCCGAGATGGGCGTCACCGCCGTGGGCGGCGTGGAGCACATCATGCGCGTCGTCGTCTCCATCGCCGACCGCGTCATCGTCCTCGACCACGGCACCCAGCTGGCCGCCGGCCGCCCCGAGGAAGTGGTCCGCGACCCGGCGGTCATCGAGGCCTACCTGGGCAGCAAGTTCGCGCGGAGGGAGGGAGCGCCGTGACCGCCACCCGCCCCAAGGCCGAGCCGCTCCTGGAGGTGCGCGGCGTCACCGCCTTCTACGGCGACTTCCAGGCGCTCTGGGGCGTCGACCTGGAGGTGCGCGAGGGCGAGGTGGTGACGCTCCTGGGCGCCAACGGGGCGGGGAAGACCACCACCCTGCGCGTCGTCTCCGGCCTCCTCCGCCCTGCCTCCGGCTCCGTCCGCTTCGCCGGCGAGGAGATCACCGGCCGCCCCGCCCACCGCATCGTCGAGCTGGGCATCGCCCACGTGCCCGAGGGGCGCCAGCTCTTCCCGCTGATGAGCGTGGAGGAGAACCTCCTGCTGGGCGGCCGCGTCCCGCGCGTGCGCGCGCGCCGCCAAGCCAATCTGGAGCGGATGGTGGAGCTCTTCCCCATCCTGGGCGAGCGGCGCCGCCAGGCGGCGGGGACGCTCTCGGGCGGCGAGCAGCAGATGCTGGCCATCGCCCGCGCGCTCATGTCCGAGCCCCGCCTGCTCCTGTTGGACGAGCCCTCGCTGGGCCTGGCGCCGCGGGTGACGGAGGAGGTCTTCGCCACCGTCCGCGCCGTCGCCGCGCGAGGCGTCACCGTCCTCCTGGTGGAGCAGAACGTGCTGGAGGCGCTGGAGATCTCCGACCGCGGCTACGTCATCGAGCACGGGCGGATCGTCCGTGCCGGCCCGGCCGCGGAGCTCGCCCGCGACGCGGCCATCCGCGAGGCCTACCTGGGGCTCTAGGCGGCGGGGCGGCCGGGGGAGGTGTCGAGGGGGCCGCCTGCCGGGCCCGGCCCGCAGGCCGCCCCTTCGTCCGCGTCGCCGCGCCGGGGGAGGCGGGGGCGGCGGGGCTTCCTCGCGCGAAGAGGACGAATCGCGGCGCTGACGTCGGGTAGAATGGCGCAACCCTTCGACAGATTCCACCATCACGAAGGAAATCCGTTCCCAACCGCGAAACCCATGGACGCGATCCGAGCGCGCGTTCCGTTCCACTTCGCGCGCCTTTCGGTCGACGCACCCACAGGGAGGGGTGGGTAGATGGCGTTGGAGCGGAGACCGGAGGCGGGACCGTCGGAGGCCGAGATCGCCGTCCACTGGAAGGAGGAGGAGTACTACTACCCGCGTCCCGAGTTCATCGCCCAGGCCAACCTGGCCGATCCGGCCATGTACGAGCGCTTCAGCCTGGAGAACTTTCCCGACTGTTTCAAGGCGTACGCCGACCTGCTCGACTGGACCAAGTACTGGGAGACGACGCTGGACACCTCGAACCCGCCCTTCTGGCGCTGGTTCGTGGGCGGGCGGCTCAACGCCAGCGTCAACTGCGTCGACCGCCACCTGGCGCGGCACCGGAACAAGACCGCCATCCACTTCGTGCCCGAGCCCGAGGACGAGCCCATCCAGCACGTCACCTACCAGGAGCTCTACCTGCGCGTCAACGAGTTTGCCGCCCTCCTGCGCGACTTCGCGGGCCTGAAGCGGGGCGACCGCGTCACCATCCACATGCCCATGGTGGCCGAGCTGCCCATCGCCATGCTGGCCTGCGCCCGCCTGGGCGTCATCCACTCCGTCGTCTTCGCAGGCTTCAGCGGCAAGGCCTGCGGCGAGCGCGCGGCCGACTCCGGCAGCCGGGTGCTGATCACCATGGACGCCTACTGGCGCAGCGGCAAGCTCCTCGACCACAAGGAGAAGGCCGACGTGGCGGTGGAGGAGGCGGCCAAGCTCGGCCACACCATCGAGAAGGTGCTGGTCTGGCAGCGCTACCCCGGCCGCCTCTCCAGCCCGACGCCGCTGGTGGAGGGGCGCGACTACGTGGTCAACGACCTGCTGCGCGACTTCCGCCACCGCCTGGTGGAGCCCGAGGAGGTGCGCGCCGAGGAGCCGCTCTTTCTCATGTACACCAGCGGCTCCACGGGCAAGCCCAAGGGCGTCCAGCACAGCACCGGCGGCTACCTGGCCTACGTCGCGGGGACGGCCAAGTTCTACCAGGACATCCATCCCGAGGACGTCTACTGGTGTATGGCCGACATCGGCTGGATCACCGGCCACTCCTACATCGTCTACGGGCCGCTGGCGCTGGGCGCCTCCACCGTCGTCTACGAGGGGACGCCCACCTGGCCCGACGCGGGACGACCCTGGCGGATCGCCGAGGAGCTGGGGGTCAACATCTTCCATACCTCGCCCACGGCCATCCGCGGGCTGCGCAAGGCCGGCCCGGAAGAGCCGCTCAAGTACAACTACCACTTCAAGCACATGACCACCGTGGGCGAGCCCATCGAGCCCGACGTCTGGCGCTGGTACTACGACGTGGTGGGCAAGGGCGAGGCGGTCATCGTCGACACCTGGTGGCAGACGGAGACGGGGGGCTTCCTCTGCACCACGGCGCCGGCGCTCCACCCCATGAAGCCGGGCAGCGCCGGGCCGGGCGTCCTGGGCATCCACCCCGTCATCTACGACGACGAGGGGAACGAGATCCCGGCGGGCTCGGGTCGCGCGGGCAACATCTGCATCCGCAACCCCTGGCCCGGCCAGATGCAGACCATCTGGGGCGACCCCGAGCGCTACGTCCGCACCTACTACGCCCGCTACTGCAAGAACCCGGCCAGCAAGGACTGGCGCGACTGGCCCTACATGGCCGGCGACGGGGCGGTTCAGGCGGCCGACGGCTACATCCGCATCCTGGGCCGCATCGACGACGTGATCAACGTGGCGGGCCACCGCCTGGGCACCAAGGAGATCGAGAACGCCGCCCTCACCGTGCCCGAGGTGGCCGAGGCGGCGGTGGTGGCCGCGCGCGACGAGATCAAGGGCATCATGCCGGAGCTCTACGTGGTCCTCCACCCCGGCTACGCGCCCAGCGAGGAGCTGCGCCAGCGCATCGTCGACGCGGTGGCGCGCGAGATCAGCCCCATCGCCAAGCCGCGCAACGTCTACGTGGTCCCCGACATGCCCAAGACGCGCTCGGGCAAGATCATGCGCCGCATCCTGGCCGCCATCTCCGACGGCCGGGAGGACGTGGGCGACGTCACCACCCTGGCCGATCCCGACGTGGTGGAGACGATCAAGAACATGGTCCAAGGAAGGGGATGAAGCGATGACCGGCAAGCTGGCCAATCCCGCGCCCCTGGGCCTGGCAGGCTTCGCGTTCACGACGTGGATGCTCAGCATGATCAACGCCGGCTGGTTCAGCGCCGACGGCATGGGCCTGGTGCTCTCGCTGGC from Bacillota bacterium harbors:
- a CDS encoding branched-chain amino acid ABC transporter permease, with product MSGDRRRLYAGSLVALVLLLLVPLGVQNGYYLEVLFRVFIFAALGLAWNLVGGYAGQLSLGHVAYFGVGAYAFTLLALDLGWNPWLGVAGGVAFSLLAALVIGSITFRLRGPYFTLATIATAEILRLLVLNLQDFTRGAIGISTPQLFPAAAGDRDFYLAAVLLAAVAYAFNLWADRSRFGYYLMAIREDEETAMAVGVNPARTKLLALLPSAVLTSLGGSLYASSFHFVQPDYVFSIDISNQAAIVAMLGGAGTALGPVLGSVILIIASELFKEVFQTAHLLIYGILIVVVVLFLPGGLIGLFGRRGRRPRAAALPAAARGEEGSPRHSSSSSM
- a CDS encoding ABC transporter ATP-binding protein — its product is MATPLLELEHVTKRFGGLLATHDVSFAVEPGEVVFIIGPNGAGKTTLFNLITGYLHPDAGAIRFRGQPIHGLPPYRITALGVGRTFQIPKPLTHLSVLENVMLGAFLHAGSHAEAERRALQVLQWLEMGDLARMEAGGLPVASLKRLEVARALATGAQLLLLDEVVAGLSPAEADAFVGILRRLPEMGVTAVGGVEHIMRVVVSIADRVIVLDHGTQLAAGRPEEVVRDPAVIEAYLGSKFARREGAP
- a CDS encoding ABC transporter ATP-binding protein — encoded protein: MTATRPKAEPLLEVRGVTAFYGDFQALWGVDLEVREGEVVTLLGANGAGKTTTLRVVSGLLRPASGSVRFAGEEITGRPAHRIVELGIAHVPEGRQLFPLMSVEENLLLGGRVPRVRARRQANLERMVELFPILGERRRQAAGTLSGGEQQMLAIARALMSEPRLLLLDEPSLGLAPRVTEEVFATVRAVAARGVTVLLVEQNVLEALEISDRGYVIEHGRIVRAGPAAELARDAAIREAYLGL
- the acs gene encoding acetate--CoA ligase, giving the protein MALERRPEAGPSEAEIAVHWKEEEYYYPRPEFIAQANLADPAMYERFSLENFPDCFKAYADLLDWTKYWETTLDTSNPPFWRWFVGGRLNASVNCVDRHLARHRNKTAIHFVPEPEDEPIQHVTYQELYLRVNEFAALLRDFAGLKRGDRVTIHMPMVAELPIAMLACARLGVIHSVVFAGFSGKACGERAADSGSRVLITMDAYWRSGKLLDHKEKADVAVEEAAKLGHTIEKVLVWQRYPGRLSSPTPLVEGRDYVVNDLLRDFRHRLVEPEEVRAEEPLFLMYTSGSTGKPKGVQHSTGGYLAYVAGTAKFYQDIHPEDVYWCMADIGWITGHSYIVYGPLALGASTVVYEGTPTWPDAGRPWRIAEELGVNIFHTSPTAIRGLRKAGPEEPLKYNYHFKHMTTVGEPIEPDVWRWYYDVVGKGEAVIVDTWWQTETGGFLCTTAPALHPMKPGSAGPGVLGIHPVIYDDEGNEIPAGSGRAGNICIRNPWPGQMQTIWGDPERYVRTYYARYCKNPASKDWRDWPYMAGDGAVQAADGYIRILGRIDDVINVAGHRLGTKEIENAALTVPEVAEAAVVAARDEIKGIMPELYVVLHPGYAPSEELRQRIVDAVAREISPIAKPRNVYVVPDMPKTRSGKIMRRILAAISDGREDVGDVTTLADPDVVETIKNMVQGRG